Below is a genomic region from Neorhizobium galegae.
CGCCCGCTTCTCCCACTCAGCATGAAAATACGGCTCGTCCTTTTCCGGCGCCACCGGCCCGAAGCCCATCTGGCCGCCGAGATCATGAGGCCCGTTCATGGCCGCGGCCCCGCAATCGCCGTGCCGATCATCGCGTCGCGGCTCACGAGGTCGGCAAGCGCCTCCTCGCCGAAACCTTCTGTGCCTTCCGGCCTTTCGGGGATGACCAGATAGCGCAATTCGGCGGTCGAATCCCAGACGCGGATCTTCTTGGTATCCGGCAGGCTCAGGCCGAACTCGGCAAGCACGCCGCGCGGATCGAGGACCGCGCGCGAGCGATAGGCCGGTGCCTTGTACCAGACCGGCGGCAGGCCGAGTACCGCCCAGGGGTAACAGGAGCATAGCGTGCAGACGACCAGATTATGGGTATCGGGCGTGTTGAACACCACCCGCATATGCTCGCCCTGCCGGCCCGTATAACCGAGGCTCGCGATCGCCGCGGTCGCATCGGTTCTCAGCCATTCGGCGAAATCCGGATCGCTCCAGGCTTTGGCGACCACCCGGGCGCCGTTGCGGGGGCCGATCTTCGTCTCATAGGTCTCGACGATCGCATCGATCGCCTTCGGATCGATCAACCCCTTTTCGGTCAGCACGGTTTCGAGCGCTTTTACGCGCGCCTGCATGTCGCTGTAGCGGTTGTCGTGATCGTGGTCATGGCCGTGCTGGTGGTCATGCCCATGGTCGTGATCGTGGTGATGATGTGTAGACATGGTTGTCTCCCTCACTTCAACATCGGCCAGAGGCTTGCGACAAGCAAGAGCGCCATGGTGATGTTGAACCATTTCAGCCGCGCCGGCACCGACAACCATTCGCGCAACGCCGAACCGAAGCCGGCCCAGGTCGAAACGCTCGGCACGTTGACGGCGGCGAACGCCAGACCCACGAGCATAACGGTCGGCAGGTAATATTCCGGGTTCGTATAGGTCGCCATGGCCGTGACCGCCATGACCCAGGCCTTCGGATTGACCCATTGAAAGGCCGCCGCGCCAATAAATGTCATCGGCTGCGCTCCGGTCTTGCCGTCCGACAGGCTGCGCGACGTGCCGATCTTCCAGGCGACCCAGAGCAGATAGGCGCCGCCGGCGAATTTGAGTGCCGTATAGACGACCGGCACCGAATGCAGCAGTGCGCCGAGGCCGAGGCCGACCGCGATCAGCAGCGACAGAAAACCGGCGCCGATGCCGAGCATATGGGGAATGGTCCGCGTAAAGCCGAAGTTCACGCCCGACGCGAACAGCATCATGTTGTTCGGCCCCGGCGTGATCGAAGTCGTGAAGGCGAACAGGACGAGGGCCAGAAAGGTTTCCAGCGACATATTTTCTCCTAGCGCCAATCCGCCCCGGCTGTCTCGGCCATCTCGTTTCGCGGATGGCCTGTCTTTTCGTGATAAGATCGTTGGACATGATCTTCAAGCGGAACTTGGCAGCTTCAATCGAAGCCATATCTGAGTAGGATGGACTTCTCCAGACGCGACAGATCGAGGCCCGCTATGTCCGATATCCCGACAGTCACCCTGCCCTCCGGCATTTCGGTCCCGGCTCTCGGCCTCGGCACCTGGCAGATGGGCGAGGACGGCCGCAAGGCCGCGGTAGAGATCGAGAGCCTGAAGCGCGGCCTCGATCTCGGCATGACGCTGATCGACACGGCGGAAATGTATGGCGAGGGCGGCGCCGAAAAAATCACCGCGGAAGCGATCGCCGGCCGCCGGGATCAGGTGTTTCTCGTCAGCAAGGTCTATCCCTGGAATGCCAGCCGCAAGGGTGTCGTCGAGGCCTGCGAGCGCAGCCTCGACCGGCTGAAGACCGACCGCCTCGACCTCTATCTCCTGCATTGGCGCGGCGAACATCCGCTGACTGAGACCGTCGCCGGCTTCGAGGAGCTGTGCCGGGCCGGCAAGATCGGCGCCTGGGGAGTCTCCAATTTCGATCTCGACGACATGCAGGAACTGATGGAGGTGCCGGATGGCGGAAACTGCGCCGCCAACCAGGTCCTCTACAATCTCTCCCGCCGCGGCATCGAATACGATCTTCTGCCCTGGTGCCAGGAGCGCGGCATTCCGGTCATGGCCTATTCGCCGATCGAACAGGGTCGGCTTGCCAGAAGCGGCGAACTGATCCGCATCGCCAAGGCCTATCAGGCGACGCCGGCACAGGTGGCGCTCGCCTTTCTGCTGGAGCGCGACGGCGTCATCGCCATCCCGAAATCCGCCAATCCTGACCGCGTCGCGGAAAATTCCGAGGCGGTCGATCTGGATCTCAGCGAGGCGGACTGGACGGCGCTCGACACCGCCTTCCCGCCGCCGTCGCGCAAGGCGCCGCTTGAGATGATCTAGTCGAGATCGGGCGTCCGGCGCTTCGCCGTCAGCGTGCCGAATGCCGGCAAGATATCGATCTCCGCCAGACCCGTTACATCCCCTGCGGACCGCGGTTCATCGCCGCGATCCCGGTGCGGCACACCTCAACCAGCCCGAGCGGCTTCATGATCGCCACGAACTGGTCGATCTTCGAGGATTTCCCGGTGATTTCCAGGATGAAATGCTCGACCGTCGCGTCCACCACCTTGGCGTGGAAGGCATCCGCGAGCCGCAGCGTCTCGGCGCGGTGGTCGCCCTGGCCAACAACCTTGACCAGCGCCACCTCACGCTCGATCGGCCGTTCCTGGCCGAGCACGTGGGCGCGAACCGTCAGGTCGACGACCCGGTGCACCGGTACGATGCGTTCGAGCTGTGCCTTGATCTGTTCGAGCACCGTCGGCGTGCCGCGCGTCACGATGGTAATGCGGGATAGGTGAGCTTCGTGTTCCGTTTCCGAAACCGTCAGGCTCTCGATATTGTAGCCGCGACCGGAAAACAGGCCGATCACCCGGGCGAGCACGCCGGGTTCGTTGGCGACGAGAACCGAAAGCGTATGGCTTTCGGCCTTCGCCGTCTCAGGCGCGATGAAATAGGCAGAGCCGGTCGGTTGATGATGCGCATTCATGATCTTAGGTCCATTTCCTCAGAATTTTGTTGAAGGATGTGCCGCCCGTCTCAGACGAGCTGGCGACCTTTGGCATCGATGGCATTGGCAACCGCTTCGTCGGTGGCTTCGTCCGGCAGCAGCATCTCGTTATGCGCCTTGCCTGAGGGGATCATCGGGAAGCAGTTGGCGAGATTGGCGACGCGGCAATCGAAGATCACCGGCTTCTTGACCGCGATCATCTCCTCGATCTTGCCGTCGAGCTCCTTCGGATCGTCGCAATACATGCCGACGGCGCCATACGCTTCCGCCAGCTTCACGAAATCCGGCATCGCTTCCGTATAGGAGTTCGACAGGCGGTTGCCGTGCAACAGCTGCTGCCACTGGCGGACCATGCCCATGTACTGATTGTTCAGGATGAAGATCTTGACCGGCAGGTTATGCTGGATGGCGCAGGACATTTCCTGGATGCACATCTGGATCGAGGCGTCGCCGGCAACGTCGATGACGAGGGCGTCCGGATGCGCGACCTGAACGCCGATCGCCGCCGGCAGGCCGTAGCCCATGGTGCCGAGGCCACCCGACGTCATCCAGCGGTTCGGTTCCTCGAACTCGAGGAACTGCGCCGCCCACATCTGGTGCTGGCCGACCTCCGTGGTGATGTAGGTATCGTGTCCCCTGGTCGCCTCGAACAGACGCTGCAGCGCATACTGTGGCATGATGACGTCGTTGGAATGCTTGTAGGAAAAGCTCTTGCGAGCCCGCCAGCGGTTGATCTGGCTCCACCATTCCTCGGTCTGCGCCTTGGCCGGCTTTTTCGGCAGCGCACGCCACAGGCGGACCATGTCTTCGAGAACGCTGCCGACATCACCGAGGATCGGGATGTCCACATGCACGTTCTTGTTGATCGAGGACGGGTCGATATCGATATGGACCTTGCGCGAATTCGGTGAGAAGGCGTTGAGGCGGCCGGTAATGCGGTCGTCGAAACGGGCGCCGATGCAGACCATGACGTCGCAGTCGTGCATCGCCATGTTCGCCTCGTAGGAGCCGTGCATGCCGAGCATGCCGAGCCAGTTCTTGCCCGACGCCGGATAGGTGCCGAGGCCCATCAGCGTCGAGGTGATCGGGAAATTGGTGAGCTCGACCAGCTCGCGCAGCAGCCGCGAGGCTTCCGGGCCGGAATTGACGACGCCGCCGCCGGTATAGAAGACCGGCCGGCGCGCCGAGGCCATCAGCTCGATGGCCGCCTGGATGGCGTTGATGTCGCCCTGGGTGCGCGGCTGATAGCTGGTGTTCTGGGCGATCTCAGGCTTCGGCGTATAGGTGCCGGTGGCAAACTGGATGTCCTTCGGGATGTCGACGACGACCGGACCCGGCCGGCCGGTCTGGGCGATGCGGAAGGCCTCGTGGATGACGCCGGCGAGCGCGTTGACGTCCTTGACCAGCCAGTTGTGCTTGGTGCAGGGCCGGGTAATGCCGACGGTATCGCATTCCTGGAAGGCATCCGAGCCGATCAGCGTCGTCGGAACCTGGCCGGACAGGCAGACCAGCGGGACCGAATCCATCAGCGCATCCTGCAGCGGGGTGACGGCATTGGTGGCGCCTGGACCGGACGTCACCAGCATCACGCCGACCTTGCCGGTGGAGCGGGCATAGCCTTCGGCCGCATGGCCGGCGCCCTGCTCGTGGCGCACGAGAATGTGCTTGATGTCGTCCTGCTGGAAGATCTCGTCATAGATCGGCAGGACGGCGCCGCCCGGATATCCGAAGATATGCTCGACGCCATTGTCCTTCAGAGCCTTCAGGACAATCTCCGCGCCAGTCATCTGGTTATCTGGCATCTGGTTATCTGGCATCTGATTGTTCGTATCCGTCATTGTCTTGGTCCATTCGCTGCTGGATTTTTACCGGCGGCTCCTCCGAGCCGGATTGAAGGCATAAAAAAAGGCCCCCTTGAGGAGCCTGTCTTTCCGCGCATGGGTGGCTGTCGCCGGATGGTTACACCATCCTGCCCATGCGCGTTCCCACCACAATAAGAGCGATCGAAATCTTCATGGCGCGAAGTGTTAGCCAGATAAATGTCGCTCGTCAACGTGGGCATGCACCAAAAATCCTCATCTGTCTGATTTTGCTGCTCCGTTTCCACGCATTCAGCCGCGCGCTTTCCTACACGAGTTGTTAAGGCCGGCACAATATAGTCCTCCTGCTTGGAGAGTAGCGACCCGACGGACGAGCCGCAACCTGATCCGCCACCCCCAATGATAGGGGCCAGAGTTTGTTAAACAACGATCTGCACCGTTCCGCGTCTGCAGGAGAGCAGGATCGTCGCGACGTCCAGAAGCCCGGCAACCGCATGCTTGGGCGCGTCGTCGCCTGCAACGGCTCGCATGCCACCATTTCCGCCGTTGCCGAACACGGCGAGACCGATCTTACCGAGCTCTGGTCCGTCGGCCGGCTGATCTCCATCAGCGTCGGCGAAAACCGTGTCGTGGCACTTGCCTATGCGATGCAGACCGGCGGCAAGGAATGGAGTGAAAACGGCAATACCGGTTTCCACATCGAGGCCGAACTGCTCGGCGAGGTGCGCAAGGGCCCCGATGGTCGCGACGAGTTCACTGGCGGCATCTCCTGTTATCCCTATCTCGGCGCCGTGGCGCACCGCATTCGTGCCGCCGACCTTTCCCGCATTTATGATACCGGCAAGAACGAGACCTGCGTGGTCGGCAAGCTGACCCAGGACGACACAATCGACGCGACGATCCATATTCCGTCGATGCTGTCGAAACACTTTGCCATCGTCGGCTCGACAGGCGTCGGCAAATCGACTGCCGTCTCCCTGCTCCTCCACAAGGCGATCGAGACCGACCCGAAGCTGCGCGTCCTCATTCT
It encodes:
- the nthA gene encoding nitrile hydratase subunit alpha, producing MSTHHHHDHDHGHDHQHGHDHDHDNRYSDMQARVKALETVLTEKGLIDPKAIDAIVETYETKIGPRNGARVVAKAWSDPDFAEWLRTDATAAIASLGYTGRQGEHMRVVFNTPDTHNLVVCTLCSCYPWAVLGLPPVWYKAPAYRSRAVLDPRGVLAEFGLSLPDTKKIRVWDSTAELRYLVIPERPEGTEGFGEEALADLVSRDAMIGTAIAGPRP
- a CDS encoding LysE family translocator; this translates as MSLETFLALVLFAFTTSITPGPNNMMLFASGVNFGFTRTIPHMLGIGAGFLSLLIAVGLGLGALLHSVPVVYTALKFAGGAYLLWVAWKIGTSRSLSDGKTGAQPMTFIGAAAFQWVNPKAWVMAVTAMATYTNPEYYLPTVMLVGLAFAAVNVPSVSTWAGFGSALREWLSVPARLKWFNITMALLLVASLWPMLK
- a CDS encoding aldo/keto reductase; this translates as MSDIPTVTLPSGISVPALGLGTWQMGEDGRKAAVEIESLKRGLDLGMTLIDTAEMYGEGGAEKITAEAIAGRRDQVFLVSKVYPWNASRKGVVEACERSLDRLKTDRLDLYLLHWRGEHPLTETVAGFEELCRAGKIGAWGVSNFDLDDMQELMEVPDGGNCAANQVLYNLSRRGIEYDLLPWCQERGIPVMAYSPIEQGRLARSGELIRIAKAYQATPAQVALAFLLERDGVIAIPKSANPDRVAENSEAVDLDLSEADWTALDTAFPPPSRKAPLEMI
- the ilvN gene encoding acetolactate synthase small subunit, translating into MNAHHQPTGSAYFIAPETAKAESHTLSVLVANEPGVLARVIGLFSGRGYNIESLTVSETEHEAHLSRITIVTRGTPTVLEQIKAQLERIVPVHRVVDLTVRAHVLGQERPIEREVALVKVVGQGDHRAETLRLADAFHAKVVDATVEHFILEITGKSSKIDQFVAIMKPLGLVEVCRTGIAAMNRGPQGM
- a CDS encoding acetolactate synthase 3 large subunit, coding for MTGAEIVLKALKDNGVEHIFGYPGGAVLPIYDEIFQQDDIKHILVRHEQGAGHAAEGYARSTGKVGVMLVTSGPGATNAVTPLQDALMDSVPLVCLSGQVPTTLIGSDAFQECDTVGITRPCTKHNWLVKDVNALAGVIHEAFRIAQTGRPGPVVVDIPKDIQFATGTYTPKPEIAQNTSYQPRTQGDINAIQAAIELMASARRPVFYTGGGVVNSGPEASRLLRELVELTNFPITSTLMGLGTYPASGKNWLGMLGMHGSYEANMAMHDCDVMVCIGARFDDRITGRLNAFSPNSRKVHIDIDPSSINKNVHVDIPILGDVGSVLEDMVRLWRALPKKPAKAQTEEWWSQINRWRARKSFSYKHSNDVIMPQYALQRLFEATRGHDTYITTEVGQHQMWAAQFLEFEEPNRWMTSGGLGTMGYGLPAAIGVQVAHPDALVIDVAGDASIQMCIQEMSCAIQHNLPVKIFILNNQYMGMVRQWQQLLHGNRLSNSYTEAMPDFVKLAEAYGAVGMYCDDPKELDGKIEEMIAVKKPVIFDCRVANLANCFPMIPSGKAHNEMLLPDEATDEAVANAIDAKGRQLV